From a region of the Primulina eburnea isolate SZY01 chromosome 7, ASM2296580v1, whole genome shotgun sequence genome:
- the LOC140837014 gene encoding cytochrome P450 71AU50-like: MDWIWTAVPAILFLYLLRLILSKGKKKRLPPGPIGIPILGHFHLLGKNPHHDLNHLARKYGPIMYLRFGYVPTIVISSPAGAELILKTHDLIFASRPHHEASQYVGYGQTNLSFGQYGPYWRNMRKLCTLELMNNQKINQFRDMRKAEIGLLVSSLKQAAESGQTVDISAKVSGLSADMICLMVFGRKHAEKDLNEKGFKAVVTEALQLGAKFNLGDYFPYLGAIDLQGLTRQMKDLSKIFDGFLEKIIDEHVEKKKKENKETVDFVDTMLRIMESGEAEFEFDRRHIKAVLLDLFVAGMDTSATTVEWAISELIRHPQVMKKLQQELESIAGLDHMIEESHIDKFQYLDMVIKETLRLHPVIPLLLPHESMEDCTIDGFHIPRKSRVIVNVWAIGRDPNVWPDPEKFSPERFAETDVDIRGRDFRLLPFGSGRRSCPGMQLGLTAVRLMLSQLVHCFDWELPNGMVASDLDMSEHFGLVTSRKEHLLAVPIYRLHH, from the exons ATGGATTGGATTTGGACAGCAGTGCCAGCGATTCTGTTTCTCTATCTTCTTCGACTAATCCTAAGCAAAGGAAAGAAGAAAAGACTGCCACCAGGCCCAATCGGGATTCCAATTCTAGGCCATTTTCATTTACTGGGAAAGAATCCCCACCATGATTTAAACCACCTAGCCCGTAAATATGGCCCGATCATGTATCTACGATTCGGGTACGTGCCCACCATTGTCATCTCATCGCCCGCTGGAGCGGAGCTCATACTCAAAACGCACGATCTTATTTTCGCTAGCAGGCCTCACCACGAAGCATCGCAATATGTCGGCTACGGACAGACGAATTTATCGTTCGGGCAGTATGGACCGTACTGGAGGAACATGCGTAAGCTGTGCACATTGGAGCTGATGAATAACCAAAAGATCAATCAATTTCGGGACATGAGAAAAGCGGAGATCGGGCTTCTTGTTAGTTCACTCAAACAGGCAGCTGAATCTGGCCAAACTGTGGATATCAGCGCAAAAGTTTCGGGCCTTTCTGCGGATATGATCTGCTTGATGGTTTTTGGGAGAAAACATGCCGAAAAGGACTTGAATGAGAAGGGTTTCAAAGCTGTGGTTACCGAGGCTTTGCAGCTTGGCGCGAAATTCAATCTGGGGGATTATTTTCCTTACCTCGGGGCGATTGATCTGCAGGGATTAACTCGGCAGATGAAAGATTTGAGTAAGATTTTTGATGGGTTTTTGGAGAAGATCATCGATGAACATgttgagaagaagaagaaggaaaACAAGGAAACAGTGGATTTCGTTGATACGATGTTGCGTATAATGGAGTCCGGAGAAGCTGAGTTTGAGTTCGATCGTCGGCATATTAAAGCGGTGCTATTG GACCTGTTTGTAGCAGGAATGGACACTTCGGCAACTACGGTGGAATGGGCAATATCTGAACTCATCAGGCACCCACAAGTTATGAAGAAGCTGCAACAAGAACTTGAGTCGATTGCTGGCCTCGACCACATGATTGAAGAGTCTCACATTGACAAGTTTCAGTACTTGGATATGGTCATCAAGGAGACCCTAAGACTCCACCCTGTTATACCTCTGTTACTCCCTCACGAATCCATGGAGGATTGTACGATCGATGGGTTTCACATACCAAGAAAATCACGTGTTATTGTTAACGTATGGGCTATTGGGAGAGATCCTAATGTGTGGCCTGATCCTGAAAAATTTTCGCCAGAGAGATTTGCTGAGACAGATGTCGACATTCGAGGACGTGATTTCCGGCTCCTACCTTTTGGGTCTGGTCGAAGAAGTTGCCCGGGAATGCAGTTGGGGCTCACGGCAGTTCGATTGATGCTGTCTCAATTGGTGCATTGTTTCGATTGGGAGCTTCCAAATGGTATGGTGGCAAGTGATTTGGACATGAGTGAACACTTTGGTCTGGTTACCTCTAGAAAAGAGCATCTTTTGGCCGTTCCTATTTACAGGTTACATCACTAA
- the LOC140837015 gene encoding cytochrome P450 71AU50-like, which produces MAWIWIISISTILFLYLLQELLPFGRRKNKLPPGPKALPILGHFHLLGKNPHQDLYNLARKHGPIMYTKFGSVPTIIVSSPAAAELFLKTYDHVFCDRPHHEAAYYLSHGQKNIVFGKYGSYWRNMRKLCTLELLTNLKIKQFQPMRKAEVDLFVNSLKHAGSAAVDMSVRIANLSADITCLMVFGKKYEDKDLNEKGFKAVMKTTMEEAAAFNIGDYFPYLRFLDLQGSARRLKDLSKIFDEFLEKIIDEHVENKKEDKQAKDFVDTMMEIMDAGNAGFEFDRRHVKAVLLDMLLAGMDTSAAAIEWTLSEVIKHPRVMKELQKELQEVVGMDQMVDESHLNKLKYLDSVVKEAFRLHPVGPLLIHQSMEDCVVDGFDIPKQSRVLVNVWAIGRDPNVWTDPEMFSPERFHGNNLDFRGHHFMLIPFGSGRRGCPGLQLGLTVVQLIVAQLVHCFDWHLPDDMSPGSLDMTEHFGLVTVRANHLVVIPTYRLDDK; this is translated from the exons ATGGCTTGGATTTGGATCATATCCATATCAACAATCCTATTTCTCTATCTTCTTCAAGAACTGCTTCCCTTCGGGAGGAGGAAAAACAAGCTTCCTCCTGGACCAAAAGCTCTTCCGATCTTAGGTCATTTCCATCTGTTGGGTAAAAACCCCCACCAAGATTTATATAATTTAGCTCGAAAACATGGCCCGATCATGTATACGAAATTCGGCTCCGTTCCAACCATAATCGTCTCCTCCCCCGCCGCTGCCGAGCTCTTTCTGAAGACATACGACCATGTTTTCTGTGACAGGCCGCACCATGAGGCTGCCTATTACCTTAGCCATGGCCAGAAAAATATCGTGTTCGGGAAGTACGGCTCGTACTGGCGAAACATGCGTAAACTCTGTACACTGGAGCTGCTTACCAATCTCAAAATCAAACAGTTTCAGCCCATGAGGAAGGCCGAAGTCGACCTTTTCGTTAACTCTCTGAAACATGCTGGTTCTGCTGCCGTTGATATGAGCGTGAGAATCGCGAATCTCAGCGCTGATATTACCTGTTTGATGGTGTTCGGGAAGAAGTACGAGGATAAAGATCTGAACGAAAAAGGGTTTAAAGCTGTGATGAAGACGACAATGGAGGAGGCAGCAGCTTTTAACATTGGGGACTACTTCCCATATCTCAGGTTTCTAGATCTACAGGGTTCTGCTCGTAGGTTGAAGGATCTGAGCAAGATTTTTGATGAGTTCTTGGAGAAGATCATCGATGAACATGTCGAGAACAAGAAAGAGGATAAGCAAGCAAAGGATTTCGTTGACACAATGATGGAGATTATGGA tgcTGGAAATGCCGGATTCGAATTCGATCGTCGCCATGTCAAGGCCGTTCTCTTG GATATGTTACTAGCTGGAATGGACACTTCAGCTGCAGCGATAGAATGGACACTTTCAGAAGTCATTAAGCATCCTCGAGTAATGAAAGAACTTCAGAAAGAACTGCAAGAAGTTGTGGGTATGGACCAAATGGTAGATGAATCACACCTCAACAAACTTAAATACTTGGACTCTGTTGTGAAGGAAGCATTTAGGCTCCACCCTGTCGGCCCGTTGTTAATCCATCAGTCGATGGAAGATTGTGTTGTAGATGGATTCGACATACCGAAACAATCACGAGTGTTGGTGAACGTATGGGCTATTGGGAGGGATCCTAATGTTTGGACAGATCCTGAAATGTTTTCACCAGAAAGATTTCATGGGAACAATTTGGATTTTCGAGGGCATCATTTTATGCTCATACCATTCGGATCTGGTCGAAGAGGATGCCCCGGATTGCAGTTAGGCCTGACGGTGGTTCAGCTAATCGTGGCGCAATTGGTGCATTGCTTTGATTGGCATCTTCCTGATGATATGTCTCCTGGTAGTTTAGATATGACGGAACACTTTGGTTTGGTGACAGTTAGAGCTAATCACCTAGTCGTTATTCCGACATATCGATTGGATGATAAATGA